One region of Vespula vulgaris chromosome 9, iyVesVulg1.1, whole genome shotgun sequence genomic DNA includes:
- the LOC127066286 gene encoding CLIP-associating protein 1 isoform X1 produces MSGNPRDMDGFMPLLSTTDIKKKLSVGDLVLNYLGDPDKSIECQDIGLFIDNVIPWLTNGNPKVVQNGLEILTYLADRMGHDFKPYISTVIQPMIDRLGDSKDATREKAHLVLLKILEKGCLTPQQLLDRFRPAFTHKNAKLREEALVLLTTTLNEHGADEMALSGVIPSIVKLLSDPSEKVRETALNTLTDMYRHVGERLRVDLQRKHNVPQAKLLLLIKKFDQLKASGDLLPLAMSSDVGKDTDEPDRAIKSAPLKRTNVPLKRGQFGPAKAPSSALATPGNIHATVPRAATVSRSVSLRSTSGQAGAVDEETFLTSFEEVSPVNLFSAKDLEEQMKIIRDTVGDDKKDWKQRTESMKKLRAIVLAGGMNYENFLDCLKSIQRPFEVACTDLRSQVVREACITLAFLSQHLKTKFASFGEAVLLTLMNLIQNSAKVVATAGAVAVRFILQNTHCSRFVPIITSSLNSKSKDIRRASCEYLNSILQTWSTQMLQKHVTVLQDAIKKGIADSDSEARAFARKSYWAFKDHFPEQAEVLLNSLDATYKRSLMSLSNSGSINSLNVVTRSTSVSPRASRPALSATGSTENLHQAPGPPHGPLRRTPSLPRSYRQSGIPILQRPTDNHYRVTPGVRSTSAIDLQAAQRAKARMTYANMSRYKATLHNDHSHQGKQARHSKSPDTAAVASPERTARTRTRVAGVSQSQPSSRSGSPSSRLSYTTYNREGESLIARPRKLSGHGIRSTGNSREPSPQRFGMDRSFGCKMRGRSLHMSPTDRPQSRPVMAQKMLQQSREAESALADALTFDSIDSCYNRATRVKGEHSDDSETSSICSERSMDSFRRPSDSFSWSGSQQRLYRDIWDQSIPKDIKEIIENCAHKHWGDRKEGLVGLQHFLANGNTLTATELRKVTDIFTKMFMDSHTKVFSLFLDTLNELITTHNEDLSDWLYVLCARLLNKLGTDLLGSIQAKIHRTLDVVRESFPGEQLLPAVMRYLTDPTQTPNSRVKVATLTFITQIAETAEPSALNNSAGTALARLLDWTSDVKSQDVRRHAQEAFIALYNLNPPQVTMILAELPKYYQEAALPLVQNHLRRSSGSSNPASPGTPPPRAQHSPARNKKNDVDTADENLEEVYKTSSYRSLRRTTAEIQNYGFERLERATTSKDSGISNMADLEERIEGLTLSNSGRSSSVSSPTQRGRSVTNITVNGSSDTIAGDLILPQENNGYKTHGSSPDSTKRPEVLDNMIKTLQSKLTQTSEKVAALQEFQLYVREGDATYVKQNFKKLLKTLLDRVNSDSQQLQIEVLQTLIDMLKCPELLESFSVFPELLVLKVITAHKFDDQKADGSSSGESVRAPVRMSEAQVLRTAEKCAATIATVLRPEQIILVVSTIITTEPYPLNMGAIKMLHKIVEHWGREAIEPHLSKIMPGLIKAYDDVESTVRKSAVFCMVAIHAAVGEEVLKPHLSSLYASKLKLLYIYIQRAQQTNSQPASPRSNSKN; encoded by the exons GTGATAGCAAAGATGCGACCAGAGAAAAGGCACATTTGGTCCTTCTTAAAATCTTGGAGAAAGGTTGTTTGACACCCCAACAATTGTTGGACAGATTTCGTCCCGCTTTCACCCATAAAAATGCGAAATTAAGAGAAGAAGCATTGGTCTTGTTAACGACAACATTAAACGA aCATGGCGCAGACGAGATGGCTCTATCCGGTGTTATTCCCAGTATCGTCAAACTACTCTCGGATCCGTCCGAAAAAGTTCGGGAAACTGCATTGAACACGTTAACAGACATGTACAGGCATGTTGGCGAAAGATTGCGCGTCGACTTGCAGAGGAAGCACAATGTCCCGCAAGCAAA ATTACTATTGTTGATCAAAAAGTTCGATCAATTGAAAGCATCCGGCGATTTGTTACCTCTCGCAATGTCGTCCGATG TTGGTAAAGACACAGATGAACCTGATAGAGCA ATTAAGTCAGCACCTTTGAAAAGAACTAATGTACCTCTCAAAAGAGGCCAATTTGGTCCAGCAAAGGCACCAAGTTCTGCGCTAG CTACGCCTGGTAACATACATGCAACGGTCCCACGAGCAGCAACCGTCAGTAGGTCTGTGTCACTAAGATCAACATCAG GTCAAGCTGGTGCTGTTgacgaagaaacatttttaacatCGTTTGAGGAGGTATCACCCGTTAATTTGTTCTCTGCAAAGGATTTGGAAgaacaaatgaaaattataagagATACAGTTGGAGATGATAAGAAAGACTGGAAACAAAGAACAGAAAGC ATGAAAAAACTTAGAGCAATAGTTCTTGCTGGTGGTATGAACTATGAGAATTTTCTGGATTGTTTGAAAAGTATACAACGACCGTTTGAAGTAGCATGTACAGATCTTAGGTCACAGGTTGTACGAGAAGCTTGCATTACTTTGGCATTTCTGAGTCAGCATTTAAAGACCAAGTTTGCCAGTTTCGGAGAAGCAGTTCTTTTGACTCTAATGAACCTCATACAGAATAGTGCCAAG GTCGTGGCAACAGCGGGGGCCGTAGCTGTTAGATTTATCCTTCAAAACACACATTGCAGCAGATTCGTCCCGATTATTACATCTTCGCTAAATAGCAAAAGTAAAGACATTCGTCGTGCTTCGTGTGAATATCTAAACTCAATTTTACAAACGTGGTCTACTCAAATGTTGCAAAAACATGTAACGGTATTGCAAGATgctattaaaaaaggaatcgcTGATTCTGATTCTGAGGCAAGAGCATTCGCCCGCAA ATCATATTGGGCCTTCAAAGATCACTTTCCGGAACAAGCAGAGGTATTACTCAACAGTCTTGATGCAACCTATAAGCGTTCACTGATGTCTCTCAGTAACAGTGGAAGTATCAATAGTCTAAATGTAGTAACGCGATCAACGAGCGTTAGTCCAAGAGCATCAAGACCTGCGTTGAGTGCCACAG GTAGTACGGAAAACTTGCATCAGGCACCAGGCCCACCTCACGGTCCGCTCAGACGTACTCCGTCGTTACCTCGTTCATATCGTCAGTCTGGCATCCCAATTCTACAAAGACCCACAGATAATCATT ATCGAGTCACGCCAGGTGTTAGATCTACTAGTGCGATAGATTTACAAGCTGCACAAAGAGCCAAAGCAAGGATGACATATGCAAATATGAGTAGATACAAAGCTACACTTC ATAATGATCATAGTCATCAGGGTAAACaag CAAGACACAGTAAATCACCTGATACCGCTGCAGTTGCCAGTCCTGAACGGACAGCTAGGACAAGAACAAGAGTGGCAGGAGTTTCACAATCGCAAC cCAGTAGCAGATCGGGTTCACCGTCATCGAGATTAAGTTATACAACGTATAATCGCGAAGGAGAATCATTAATAGCAAGACCAAGGAAATTATCTGGACATGGTATTCGAAGTACTGGGAATAGTCGTGAACCCAGTCCACAGAGATTTGGAATGGACAGAAGTTTTGGATGTAAAATGCG aggAAGGAGTTTACATATGTCACCAACAGATAGACCTCAATCTAGACCAGTTATGGCACAGAAGATGTTACAGCAATCTCGTGAAGCTGAATCTGCTTTAGCAGATGCGCTTACCTTTGATAGCATTGACAGTTGTTACAATAGAGCTACAAGAGTCAAAGGCGAACACAGCGACGACAGCGAAACTAGCAGTATATGCTCAGAACGCAGCATGGACAGTTTCAGGCGACCTAGTGAT TCGTTCTCATGGAGTGGCTCCCAGCAAAGACTGTACCGTGATATCTGGGATCAGTCTATCCCAAAG gatattaaagaaataattgaaaattgtgCTCACAAGCATTGGGGTGACAGGAAGGAAGGTTTAGTCGGTTTACAACACTTTCTTGCAAATGGAAATACATTGACCGCTACCGAATTGCGCAAAGTTACGGATATATTTACCAAAATGTTCATGGATTCGCATACTAAAGTATTCAGCTTATTTCTGGATACTTTAAATGAACTTATTACGACTCATAATGAAGATCTTAGCGATTGGCTATACGTTTTATGTGCGAGACTTTTAAACAAATTGGGTACAGATTTATTAGGATCTATCCAAGCTAAAATTCATCGAACGTTAGATGTTGTAAG AGAATCCTTTCCCGGTGAACAATTATTACCAGCTGTGATGAGATATTTAACCGACCCAACACAAACACCAAATTCTCGTGTAAAAGTTGCGACCCTTACTTTTATCACACAAATAGCAGAGACTGCGGAACCCTCTGCCTTAAACAATTCTGCTGGAACAGCATTAGCTAGATTGCTTGATTGGACGAGCGATGTAAAAAGTCAAGATGTTAGAAGGCATGCACAGGAGGCATTTATAGCGCTTTACAATTTAAATCCCCCACAAGTGACAATGATATTAGCGGAATTACCTAAATATTATCAA GAAGCTGCATTACCTCTAGTCCAAAATCATTTAAGAAGATCATCGGGTTCGAGTAATCCAGCTTCTCCTGGTACACCACCACCAAGAGCACAACACTCTCCTGCACGTAATAAGAAGAATGACGTTGATACGGCTGATGAAAATTTGGAAGAAGTTTATAA AACCTCTTCTTACAGATCATTACGACGTACAACGGCAGAGATTCAAAATTATGGATTTGAGCGTTTAGAAAGAGCTACAACTAGCAAAGATAGTGGTATTAGTAATATGGCTGATTTAGAAGAAAGGATAGAAGGTCTAACGTTGTCTAATTCG gGAAGATCTTCTTCTGTATCATCACCAACGCAAAGAGGACGATCGGTCACGAATATAACAGTAAATGGTTCTAGTGATACAATTGCCGGAGATCTTATATTACCTCAAGAAAATAATGGTTATAAAACTCatg gaTCATCCCCCGACTCAACCAAGAGACCAGAAGTATTAGATAATATGATTAAAACGTTACAATCTAAATTGACGCAAACTTCAGAAAAGGTAGCAGCTTTGCAGGAGTTTCAGTTATACGTTAGAGAAGGAGACGCCACATATGTCAAACAAAATTTCAA aaaactTCTCAAGACATTATTAGATAGGGTAAATAGCGATAGTCAACAGTTACAAATAGAAGTACTTCAGACGTTAATCGATATGCTCAAATGTCCAGAACTTTTGGAaagtttttctgtttttcctgAATTGTTGGTATTGAAAGTAATCACTGCCCATAAGTTTGATGATCAGAAAGCCGATGGTAGTTCCAGCGGAGAGAGCGTTAGAGCGCCGGTAAGGATGTCAGAG gcaCAGGTTCTTCGGACAGCGGAGAAGTGTGCCGCGACAATTGCCACGGTTCTTAGACCGGAACAAATTATTCTCGTTGTATCAACTATAATAACAACCGAACCATATCCCTTAAATATGGGTGCGATTAAAATGCTTCACAAAATAGTCGAACACTGGGGACGCGAAGCTATAGAGCCtcatttatcgaaaattatgCCAGGACTTATTaag gCATATGACGACGTCGAAAGTACGGTTCGTAAAAGTGCAGTTTTTTGTATGGTAGCAATACATGCAGCAGTTGGCGAAGAAGTTTTAAAACCTCATTTGAGTTCTCTATATGCAAGTAAATTAAAGcttttgtatatttacatacaacGTGCACAGCAAACGAACAGTCAACCGGCAAGTCCACGTAGCAACAGCAAGAATTAA
- the LOC127066286 gene encoding CLIP-associating protein 1 isoform X4, whose product MSGNPRDMDGFMPLLSTTDIKKKLSVGDLVLNYLGDPDKSIECQDIGLFIDNVIPWLTNGNPKVVQNGLEILTYLADRMGHDFKPYISTVIQPMIDRLGDSKDATREKAHLVLLKILEKGCLTPQQLLDRFRPAFTHKNAKLREEALVLLTTTLNEHGADEMALSGVIPSIVKLLSDPSEKVRETALNTLTDMYRHVGERLRVDLQRKHNVPQAKLLLLIKKFDQLKASGDLLPLAMSSDVGKDTDEPDRAIKSAPLKRTNVPLKRGQFGPAKAPSSALATPGNIHATVPRAATVSRSVSLRSTSGQAGAVDEETFLTSFEEVSPVNLFSAKDLEEQMKIIRDTVGDDKKDWKQRTESMKKLRAIVLAGGMNYENFLDCLKSIQRPFEVACTDLRSQVVREACITLAFLSQHLKTKFASFGEAVLLTLMNLIQNSAKVVATAGAVAVRFILQNTHCSRFVPIITSSLNSKSKDIRRASCEYLNSILQTWSTQMLQKHVTVLQDAIKKGIADSDSEARAFARKSYWAFKDHFPEQAEVLLNSLDATYKRSLMSLSNSGSINSLNVVTRSTSVSPRASRPALSATGSTENLHQAPGPPHGPLRRTPSLPRSYRQSGIPILQRPTDNHYRVTPGVRSTSAIDLQAAQRAKARMTYANMSRYKATLHNDHSHQGKQARHSKSPDTAAVASPERTARTRTRVAGVSQSQPSSRSGSPSSRLSYTTYNREGESLIARPRKLSGHGIRSTGNSREPSPQRFGMDRSFGCKMRGRSLHMSPTDRPQSRPVMAQKMLQQSREAESALADALTFDSIDSCYNRATRVKGEHSDDSETSSICSERSMDSFRRPSDSFSWSGSQQRLYRDIWDQSIPKDIKEIIENCAHKHWGDRKEGLVGLQHFLANGNTLTATELRKVTDIFTKMFMDSHTKVFSLFLDTLNELITTHNEDLSDWLYVLCARLLNKLGTDLLGSIQAKIHRTLDVVRESFPGEQLLPAVMRYLTDPTQTPNSRVKVATLTFITQIAETAEPSALNNSAGTALARLLDWTSDVKSQDVRRHAQEAFIALYNLNPPQVTMILAELPKYYQEAALPLVQNHLRRSSGSSNPASPGTPPPRAQHSPARNKKNDVDTADENLEEVYKTSSYRSLRRTTAEIQNYGFERLERATTSKDSGISNMADLEERIEGLTLSNSGRSSSVSSPTQRGRSVTNITVNGSSDTIAGDLILPQENNGYKTHGSSPDSTKRPEVLDNMIKTLQSKLTQTSEKVAALQEFQLYVREGDATYVKQNFKKLLKTLLDRVNSDSQQLQIEVLQTLIDMLKCPELLESFSVFPELLVLKVITAHKFDDQKADGSSSGESVRAPAQVLRTAEKCAATIATVLRPEQIILVVSTIITTEPYPLNMGAIKMLHKIVEHWGREAIEPHLSKIMPGLIKAYDDVESTVRKSAVFCMVAIHAAVGEEVLKPHLSSLYASKLKLLYIYIQRAQQTNSQPASPRSNSKN is encoded by the exons GTGATAGCAAAGATGCGACCAGAGAAAAGGCACATTTGGTCCTTCTTAAAATCTTGGAGAAAGGTTGTTTGACACCCCAACAATTGTTGGACAGATTTCGTCCCGCTTTCACCCATAAAAATGCGAAATTAAGAGAAGAAGCATTGGTCTTGTTAACGACAACATTAAACGA aCATGGCGCAGACGAGATGGCTCTATCCGGTGTTATTCCCAGTATCGTCAAACTACTCTCGGATCCGTCCGAAAAAGTTCGGGAAACTGCATTGAACACGTTAACAGACATGTACAGGCATGTTGGCGAAAGATTGCGCGTCGACTTGCAGAGGAAGCACAATGTCCCGCAAGCAAA ATTACTATTGTTGATCAAAAAGTTCGATCAATTGAAAGCATCCGGCGATTTGTTACCTCTCGCAATGTCGTCCGATG TTGGTAAAGACACAGATGAACCTGATAGAGCA ATTAAGTCAGCACCTTTGAAAAGAACTAATGTACCTCTCAAAAGAGGCCAATTTGGTCCAGCAAAGGCACCAAGTTCTGCGCTAG CTACGCCTGGTAACATACATGCAACGGTCCCACGAGCAGCAACCGTCAGTAGGTCTGTGTCACTAAGATCAACATCAG GTCAAGCTGGTGCTGTTgacgaagaaacatttttaacatCGTTTGAGGAGGTATCACCCGTTAATTTGTTCTCTGCAAAGGATTTGGAAgaacaaatgaaaattataagagATACAGTTGGAGATGATAAGAAAGACTGGAAACAAAGAACAGAAAGC ATGAAAAAACTTAGAGCAATAGTTCTTGCTGGTGGTATGAACTATGAGAATTTTCTGGATTGTTTGAAAAGTATACAACGACCGTTTGAAGTAGCATGTACAGATCTTAGGTCACAGGTTGTACGAGAAGCTTGCATTACTTTGGCATTTCTGAGTCAGCATTTAAAGACCAAGTTTGCCAGTTTCGGAGAAGCAGTTCTTTTGACTCTAATGAACCTCATACAGAATAGTGCCAAG GTCGTGGCAACAGCGGGGGCCGTAGCTGTTAGATTTATCCTTCAAAACACACATTGCAGCAGATTCGTCCCGATTATTACATCTTCGCTAAATAGCAAAAGTAAAGACATTCGTCGTGCTTCGTGTGAATATCTAAACTCAATTTTACAAACGTGGTCTACTCAAATGTTGCAAAAACATGTAACGGTATTGCAAGATgctattaaaaaaggaatcgcTGATTCTGATTCTGAGGCAAGAGCATTCGCCCGCAA ATCATATTGGGCCTTCAAAGATCACTTTCCGGAACAAGCAGAGGTATTACTCAACAGTCTTGATGCAACCTATAAGCGTTCACTGATGTCTCTCAGTAACAGTGGAAGTATCAATAGTCTAAATGTAGTAACGCGATCAACGAGCGTTAGTCCAAGAGCATCAAGACCTGCGTTGAGTGCCACAG GTAGTACGGAAAACTTGCATCAGGCACCAGGCCCACCTCACGGTCCGCTCAGACGTACTCCGTCGTTACCTCGTTCATATCGTCAGTCTGGCATCCCAATTCTACAAAGACCCACAGATAATCATT ATCGAGTCACGCCAGGTGTTAGATCTACTAGTGCGATAGATTTACAAGCTGCACAAAGAGCCAAAGCAAGGATGACATATGCAAATATGAGTAGATACAAAGCTACACTTC ATAATGATCATAGTCATCAGGGTAAACaag CAAGACACAGTAAATCACCTGATACCGCTGCAGTTGCCAGTCCTGAACGGACAGCTAGGACAAGAACAAGAGTGGCAGGAGTTTCACAATCGCAAC cCAGTAGCAGATCGGGTTCACCGTCATCGAGATTAAGTTATACAACGTATAATCGCGAAGGAGAATCATTAATAGCAAGACCAAGGAAATTATCTGGACATGGTATTCGAAGTACTGGGAATAGTCGTGAACCCAGTCCACAGAGATTTGGAATGGACAGAAGTTTTGGATGTAAAATGCG aggAAGGAGTTTACATATGTCACCAACAGATAGACCTCAATCTAGACCAGTTATGGCACAGAAGATGTTACAGCAATCTCGTGAAGCTGAATCTGCTTTAGCAGATGCGCTTACCTTTGATAGCATTGACAGTTGTTACAATAGAGCTACAAGAGTCAAAGGCGAACACAGCGACGACAGCGAAACTAGCAGTATATGCTCAGAACGCAGCATGGACAGTTTCAGGCGACCTAGTGAT TCGTTCTCATGGAGTGGCTCCCAGCAAAGACTGTACCGTGATATCTGGGATCAGTCTATCCCAAAG gatattaaagaaataattgaaaattgtgCTCACAAGCATTGGGGTGACAGGAAGGAAGGTTTAGTCGGTTTACAACACTTTCTTGCAAATGGAAATACATTGACCGCTACCGAATTGCGCAAAGTTACGGATATATTTACCAAAATGTTCATGGATTCGCATACTAAAGTATTCAGCTTATTTCTGGATACTTTAAATGAACTTATTACGACTCATAATGAAGATCTTAGCGATTGGCTATACGTTTTATGTGCGAGACTTTTAAACAAATTGGGTACAGATTTATTAGGATCTATCCAAGCTAAAATTCATCGAACGTTAGATGTTGTAAG AGAATCCTTTCCCGGTGAACAATTATTACCAGCTGTGATGAGATATTTAACCGACCCAACACAAACACCAAATTCTCGTGTAAAAGTTGCGACCCTTACTTTTATCACACAAATAGCAGAGACTGCGGAACCCTCTGCCTTAAACAATTCTGCTGGAACAGCATTAGCTAGATTGCTTGATTGGACGAGCGATGTAAAAAGTCAAGATGTTAGAAGGCATGCACAGGAGGCATTTATAGCGCTTTACAATTTAAATCCCCCACAAGTGACAATGATATTAGCGGAATTACCTAAATATTATCAA GAAGCTGCATTACCTCTAGTCCAAAATCATTTAAGAAGATCATCGGGTTCGAGTAATCCAGCTTCTCCTGGTACACCACCACCAAGAGCACAACACTCTCCTGCACGTAATAAGAAGAATGACGTTGATACGGCTGATGAAAATTTGGAAGAAGTTTATAA AACCTCTTCTTACAGATCATTACGACGTACAACGGCAGAGATTCAAAATTATGGATTTGAGCGTTTAGAAAGAGCTACAACTAGCAAAGATAGTGGTATTAGTAATATGGCTGATTTAGAAGAAAGGATAGAAGGTCTAACGTTGTCTAATTCG gGAAGATCTTCTTCTGTATCATCACCAACGCAAAGAGGACGATCGGTCACGAATATAACAGTAAATGGTTCTAGTGATACAATTGCCGGAGATCTTATATTACCTCAAGAAAATAATGGTTATAAAACTCatg gaTCATCCCCCGACTCAACCAAGAGACCAGAAGTATTAGATAATATGATTAAAACGTTACAATCTAAATTGACGCAAACTTCAGAAAAGGTAGCAGCTTTGCAGGAGTTTCAGTTATACGTTAGAGAAGGAGACGCCACATATGTCAAACAAAATTTCAA aaaactTCTCAAGACATTATTAGATAGGGTAAATAGCGATAGTCAACAGTTACAAATAGAAGTACTTCAGACGTTAATCGATATGCTCAAATGTCCAGAACTTTTGGAaagtttttctgtttttcctgAATTGTTGGTATTGAAAGTAATCACTGCCCATAAGTTTGATGATCAGAAAGCCGATGGTAGTTCCAGCGGAGAGAGCGTTAGAGCGCCG gcaCAGGTTCTTCGGACAGCGGAGAAGTGTGCCGCGACAATTGCCACGGTTCTTAGACCGGAACAAATTATTCTCGTTGTATCAACTATAATAACAACCGAACCATATCCCTTAAATATGGGTGCGATTAAAATGCTTCACAAAATAGTCGAACACTGGGGACGCGAAGCTATAGAGCCtcatttatcgaaaattatgCCAGGACTTATTaag gCATATGACGACGTCGAAAGTACGGTTCGTAAAAGTGCAGTTTTTTGTATGGTAGCAATACATGCAGCAGTTGGCGAAGAAGTTTTAAAACCTCATTTGAGTTCTCTATATGCAAGTAAATTAAAGcttttgtatatttacatacaacGTGCACAGCAAACGAACAGTCAACCGGCAAGTCCACGTAGCAACAGCAAGAATTAA